In Humulus lupulus chromosome 7, drHumLupu1.1, whole genome shotgun sequence, the following are encoded in one genomic region:
- the LOC133791762 gene encoding uncharacterized protein LOC133791762: protein MSQTHINIVVLYNGSWEQVLNEGWSFSAKQSKGMKVPKTITYNSLVDQLYTLIGADKSRIDLDLNVIYHFGSKGIPPSLISNDEDVVFFLDEIGTSINHRTPLCVSTTEKRSNDPLVTKTRELYTIPPVETKVNDDFCIDGNEDSCDDDNNDADGNEESCDGDNNDADGNEDSCDDDNNDALSSDDNENIDRSTCNDVLVKHNLQQSTSNEVLKSHDSSNNRGRKVRQVGEDNLWSTPLLLNQGEKGSTSASTTQLLTSSSSINSWEIKEGQIFENKQELKMKLHLYALKKNFEFKVKKSAKNIWCTVCVDDKCKWRLRATKLVNSNMFEVRKFFGEHTCSLDVRHKDHRQASPWLIGHVIRRKFEGDDVNYKPRSIVKDMSLSYGVHMSYAKAWRCREHALAYIRGTPESSFQKLPSFLYMMEQKNPGTVTHLQMDNEGRFKYCFMALGVSIMGFKTYIRPVICVDGTFLTTQCGGTLLCAMGQDANKQIYPIAFSVVDSENNDSWLYFLLRLKEAIGEVENLVFVSDRHTSIASALTKNFPEAHHDACIHHVSMNIRAKFKTDHCHEEFFLAAKAYKKREFLRHFEKIKFKDLAIAQYLENQVGFEKWARSFFPGHRYNLMTTGIAESWNNVIAEARGWPITCLMEFMRHTLQKWFFERRTAASAATSPLATEVEADLRKLADKSTTSFSFPSSQYEITVLDGDLDGDVDLRRKTCSCRRFDLTGLPCEHALAGARDRGISPYSLCSRFYTVEAWLSSYGGSVYTLGNEESWVIPNDIGSMMIAPPLVKQKAGRPKKKRRLSKGEKNRKQHRCSRCGVLGHNRVTCTTVCPPPSRHA from the exons ATGa GTCAAACACATATAAATATTGTGGTGTTATATAATGGATCGTGGGAACAAGTTTTGAACGAAGGTTGGTCATTTAGTGCTAAACAAAGCAAGGGTATGAAGGTGCCAAAGACTATCACTTACAATAGTCTTGTTGATCAATTGTATACTTTAATCGGAGCTGACAAGTCTCGTATTGATCTTGACTTAAATGTAATCTATCATTTTGGAAGTAAAGGTATCCCTCCATCTTTAATTAGTAATGATGAAGATGTTGTTTTTTTTCTTGATGAGATAGGAACATCTATCAATCATCGGACACCCCTATGTGTGTCTACTACAGAGAAGAGAAGTAATGATCCTTTGGTTACTAAAACACGTGAGTTGTATACTATTCCTCCAGTTGAAACCAAAGTGAATGATGATTTTTGCATTGATGGCAATGAAGACAGttgtgatgatgataataatgatgcagATGGCAATGAAGAGAGTTGTGATGGTGATAATAATGATGCAGATGGCAATGAAGACAGttgtgatgatgataataatgatgcattaagctcagatgataatgaaaatattGATAGGTCTACCTGCAATGATGTACTTGTGAAGCATAATTTACAACAGTCAACCTCCAATGAAGTATTGAAGAGCCATGATTCCTCAAATAATAGAGGTCGTAAAGTAAGACAGGTTGGCGAAGATAATCTATGGAGTACTCCACTTTTGTTGAATCAAGGGGAAAAAGGCTCTACTTCAGCCTCAACAACTCAATTACTAACATCTTCTTCGAGTATCAATTCGTGGGAAATAAAAGAGGGTCAAATATTTGAGAACAAGCAAGAGTTGAAGATGAAACTCCATCTTTATGCATTAAAGAAAAACTTTGAGTTTAAAGTAAAGAAGTCTGCGAAAAATATATGGTGTACAGTATGTGTTGATGATAAATGCAAATGGAGGTTGAGGGCTACAAAATTGGTTAATTCCAATATGTTCGAGGTTCGTAAATTTTTCGGTGAACACACATGCTCATTGGATGTTCGACATAAAGATCACCGTCAGGCATCCCCATGGCTTATTGGACATGTCATAAGGAGAAAATTTGAGGGTGATGATGTTAATTACAAGCCAAGGTCAATTGTAAAAGATATGAGTTTATCATATGGAGTTCATATGAGCTATGCTAAAGCTTGGAGGTGTCGAGAGCATGCATTGGCTTACATAAGAGGTACACCAGAATCATCATTTCAGAAACTTCCCTCATTTCTATACATGATGGAGCAAAAAAATCCTGGAACTGTTACTCATTTGCAGATGGACAATGAAGGTAGGTTCAAATATTGCTTCATGGCCTTAGGTGTTTCTATAATGGGGTTTAAGACATATATTCGCCCAGTTATATGTGTAGATGGAACCTTCTTGACTACTCAGTGTGGAGGTACTTTGTTATGTGCCATGGGACAAGATGCTAACAAGCAAATATATCCAATTGCATTTTCAGTAGTTGACTCAGAGAATAATGACTCATGGTTGTATTTTCTACTGAGGTTGAAGGAAGCGATTGGTGAAGTGGAGAATCTAGTATTCGTGTCTGATAGACATACTAGTATAGCAAGTGCCTTGACTAAAAATTTTCCTGAGGCACACCACGATGCTTGTATACATCATGTTAGCATGAATATTCGTGCGAAGTTCAAAACTGACCATTGCCATGAAGAATTCTTCCTTGCAGCGAAAGCTTATAAAAAGCGAGAGTTTTTACGCCATTTTGAGAAGATTAAATTCAAAGATCTTGCAATTGCTCAATACTTAGAGAATCAAGTGGGTTTTGAAAAGTGGGCTCGTTCTTTCTTTCCTGGCCATCGATATAATTTAATGACTACAGGTATTGCCGAAAGCTGGAACAATGTCATTGCTGAGGCAcgtgggtggccaattacttgtcTCATGGAATTTATGAGGCACACTTTACAAAAATGGTTTTTCGAGCGTCGAACTGCAGCATCAGCGGCTACAAGTCCTCTTGCCACAGAAGTGGAAGCTGATTTGCGAAAGTTAGCAGACAAGTCCACTACCTCGTTCTCTTTTCCGTCTAGTCAGTATGAAATAACAGTATTGGATGGTGATCTTGATGGAGATGTCGACCTGAGGAGGAAAACATGTAGTTGTAGAAGATTTGATTTGACAGGTCTTCCTTGTGAACACGCTCTAGCTGGTGCTCGAGATCGTGGCATTAGTCCATATAGTTTATGCTCCAGATTCTACACAGTTGAAGCGTGGTTGTCATCCTATGGTGGATCTGTATATACGCTGGGTAATGAAGAATCTTGGGTGATACCAAATGACATAGGAAGTATGATGATAGCTCCTCCTTTAGTGAAGCAGAAGGCTGGCCGTCCAAAGAAGAAACGACGTTTATCAAAGGGTGAGAAGAATAGAAAACAACATAGATGTAGTAGATGTGGTGTCCTGGGCCACAATCGAGTGACGTGCACCACTGTTTGTCCCCCGCCGTCTAGACATGCTTAG
- the LOC133791763 gene encoding uncharacterized protein LOC133791763, with the protein MEHVVGEDSPSCKVVSPGDMAGVEFKRRRVPTKRIFGSEFTDPTKKKKKAKTIVTDPCEINPLQPYDEKQMRRFKKWVIGLKKNDKPISLLAGSCTAKWFIQLLTPRTWLDGLHIDAALGLMKERVYTYKKTYSERFTIVDSMFQQFFEPHWEQFNKKKIKSSYIWPQEVLDYLVGDDNNFKRSWKDIDEVFTPINFSGTHWVLLEISLTSCLIKAYDSDITVVSNKEFENKMSRWGKMLPFLIQSSGLLSHRKDVQLQAQKVRFEFTRLGTEKVPQTKTSGNCGVYVIKHLEYLLAKKPLSEVNDDNMDFFRKKTCV; encoded by the exons ATGGAGCACGTTGTTGGAGAAGATAGCCCTAGCTGTAAGGTGGTATCTCCTGGAGATATGGCTGGGGTGGAATTCAAGAGAAGGAGGGTTCCAACGAAAAGAATTTTTGGTTCCGAGTTTACTGATCCAactaagaagaaaaagaaagcaaaGACAATTGTAACTGATCCTTGTGAAATTAATCCCCTACAGCCATATGACGAAAAGCAAATGAGACGTTTTAAGAAATGGGTAATTGGTTTAAAAAAGAATGATAAGCCTATTTCTCTCTTGGCTGGTTCGTGCACTGCGAAATGGTTTATTCAGCTACTTACACCACGTACATGGCTGGACGGACTG CACATTGATGCAGCTTTAGGGTTGATGAAAGAACGAGTGTACACTTACAAGAAGACTTACTCCGAAAGATTCACCATCGTGGATTCTATGTTCCAACAGTTCTTCGAACCACATTGGGAACAATTCAACAAGAAGAAAATCAAATCAAGCTACATTTGGCCACAAGAAGTGCTTGATTACTTGGTAGGTGATGATAACAATTTCAAAAGGAGTTGGAAAGACATTGATGAAGTGTTTACCCCAATTAATTTTTCTGGGACACATTGGGTGTTGTTAGAGATATCATTGACAAGCTGTCTTATAAAAGCTTATGACTCTGATATCACTGTGGTCTCCAACAAGGAGTTTGAGAATAAAATGAGCAGATGGGGAAAAATGCTACCATTTCTAATTCAATCCAGTGGGCTGTTAAGCCATAGGAAAGATGTCCAACTACAAGCACAGAAAGTGCGTTTTGAGTTCACAAGACTTGGCACAGAAAAAGTGCCACAGACCAAAACTAG TGGCAATTGTGGGGTATATGTCATCAAACATCTAGAGTACTTGCTAGCCAAAAAACCGCTATCCGAAGTGAATGACGACAACATGGATTTCTTTAGAAAAAagacttgt gtgtga